ATGCCGGCCTGGCCGCCGCCCTGGCCAGCGGCCTGCCGGTGGTACCACTTTTCATCTACGACCAGGACATTCTCGACCACCTGCCCAATAAGGCAGATGCCCGGCTCACCTACATTTTTGATGAAGTGGAGCGGCTGGCCGCGGCCACCGAAGCGGCCGGCGGCACCTTCCTGGCGCGCTACGGCAAGCCGGTGGAAGTGCTGGAAAAGCTAGTCCAGGAGTTTAAGGTGGCGGCTGTGCACACCAACGAAGACTACGAGCCCTACGCCACCCAGCGCGACACCGAGGTAGGCACGATGCTGCAAAAGCATGGGGTGAAATTTCTGCTTTACAAAGACCAGGTCATCTTCGCCAAGGATGAAATCCTGACCAAATCGGGCACCGTGCCCAAGGTATTCGGCGCCTACCATAAAGCCTACCTGGCCAAGCTCACCGATGCAATGCTGTTGCCCTTCGGCTCGGCTGCGGCCTTCACCAAGGCTCGTTTGCAGCAGCTTGAGCCAGCCCAAGCCGGCCCCCGCCCCACCCTGGCCAGCTTGGGCTTCGAGCGGCTGGAGCAATACGTGCCCACCGCCGACCTGCCCGCCGAGGCCGTGGTGCGTACCTACGACAGCACCCGCAACATACCCGCCCTGCAAAATGGCAGCACCCGCATATCGGTGCAGCTGCGCTTCGGCACCCTCAGCGTGCGGCAGGTGATGCGCCAGGCGAAGGCCCTGAATTCGAAGCTGCTTTCCGAAATCATGTGGCGCGATTTCTTCATGATGCTGCTCTGGCACTTTCCCAACACCGCTACCGAAGCGTATGACCCCAAAATGCGGAACGTGCCTTACCGCAACAACGAGCAGGAGTTCCAAGCCTGGTGCGAGGGCCGCACGGGCTACCCACTGGTGGATGCTGGCATGCGCGAGCTCAACGCCACCGGCTACCTGCCCAACCGCGTGCGCATTGCCACAGCCGGCTTTTTGGTGAAGCACCTGTTTATCGACTGGCGGTGGGGCGAACGGTATTTTGCCGATAAGCTGATGGACTACGAACTGGCCAACAATGTGGGCAACTGGCAGTGGGTGGCCGGCACGGGAGCGGTAGCAGCCCCGTGGTTTCGGGTGTACAGCCCTCAAAACCAACAGGAAACCGTGGACCCCGAACTGGAATACGTGAAACGGTGGGTGCCCGAAGTGGGCACCGCCGCCTACCCCGCCCCCATTGTCGACCACACGTTTGCCCGCCAACGGTCGGGGGAAGCCCTGCGGGCGGCCCGCAATGCGGCATTGTAAACCGTAGCGCAGCAGGCTCGAACCTATGCCCTACCGAGGCGGTTCCAACTACATGGAAAAGGACCGCATCAAACAAGCCTATCTCAGCTTCGTGCTCAACGAAGGCCACCCGCCGCAGTCGGTGTTTAAGCTCACGCAGCAGCTGGGCATTGCGGAGCAGGAATTCTACCAGCACTACCCCAATTTTGAAGCCATCGACCGCGAGTTGTGGGCCGATTTTGGCCGGCAGACGCGCACCGCTGCCGCATCCGAGCCCGTGTGGGAAAGCTACGGCAGCCGCGAAAAGCTGCTGGCCTTCTACTACACGCTGCTCGAGATTCTCAAGCAAAACCGCTCGTATGCCCTCATGAGCCTGCGCCGCTCGCTGCACCGCATGCCGGCGCTCACGCCCCGCGTGCTCGACGATTTCCGGCAGGATTTTGAGCTGTTTGTGAGCGACTTGCTGCGCGACGGCCGGGTGAGCGGCGAAATCGCCAACCGCCCACTGGTGCAGGAAGGCTACCCCCGTTTATTCTGGCAGCAGGCGCTGTTCGTGCTGGGCTTTTTTGCCAAAGACGACACCGTAAACTTCGAGCGCACCGATGCCGCCGTGGAAAAAGCCGTGACGCTAAGCTTCGACCTGGTGGGCCGCAACACCCTGGATTCGGCCGTGGATTTCGTGCGGTTTTTGGTGCGTCGCTAATCCTGCCTTGATGTCCGACGAACCCCAAACCTCCCTGCCCACCACCAAAGTGGCCCGGGCCGCGCGCTTTGCCAAAACCGGCATCAGCGTGGGCGCCAACTACGTGAAGCACTATGCCAAGCGGGCCGTGGGCGCCGAATCGACCACCGAAGACCTGCACGCGGCCAACGCCGCCGAGCTCTACGGCGCCCTGAGCGAGATGAAAGGCTCGGTACTGAAGGTGGCCCAGATGCTGGCGATGGAGAAAAACATGCTCCCCACCGCCTACGCCGACCAGTTTGCCAAAGCCCAGTACCAAACGCCGCCGCTCTCCGGCCCGCTGGTGGTGAAGGCTTTTCGCGATGCGTTTGGGCAGTCGCCCTATACCTTGTTCGACGAGTTTGAGCCCGAAGCCCGGCAGGCCGCCAGCATCGGCCAGGTGCATCTGGCCCGAAAGGACGGCCGCCCGCTGGCCGTGAAGGTGCAATACCCAGGCGTGGCCGCGAGCATTAAATCCGATATTAACTTGGTAAAACCCATTGCCCTGCGGGTGATGGGCCTCAGCGAAAGCCAGGTGCGGCCCTACCTGGAAGAAGTGGAAGCGCGCCTGCTGGAAGAAACCGACTACCAGTTGGAGCTGCGGCGCGGGCAGGAAATCGCGGCCCAATGCCAGGGGCTGCCGCACCTGGAGTTTCCGGCCTACTACCCGGAATATTCCACGGCCCGCATTCTGACCATGGACTGGCTCGGCGGGCAGCACCTGAAAGAGTTTCTGACCACCAACCCAGCGCCGGAAGTCCGCAACCAGCTCGGCCAGGCGCTCTGGGACTTCTACCAGTTCCAGTTCAACACCCTGCACCGGCTGCACGCCGACCC
This region of Hymenobacter sedentarius genomic DNA includes:
- a CDS encoding cryptochrome/photolyase family protein; the encoded protein is MKICIFWHRRDLRLHDNAGLAAALASGLPVVPLFIYDQDILDHLPNKADARLTYIFDEVERLAAATEAAGGTFLARYGKPVEVLEKLVQEFKVAAVHTNEDYEPYATQRDTEVGTMLQKHGVKFLLYKDQVIFAKDEILTKSGTVPKVFGAYHKAYLAKLTDAMLLPFGSAAAFTKARLQQLEPAQAGPRPTLASLGFERLEQYVPTADLPAEAVVRTYDSTRNIPALQNGSTRISVQLRFGTLSVRQVMRQAKALNSKLLSEIMWRDFFMMLLWHFPNTATEAYDPKMRNVPYRNNEQEFQAWCEGRTGYPLVDAGMRELNATGYLPNRVRIATAGFLVKHLFIDWRWGERYFADKLMDYELANNVGNWQWVAGTGAVAAPWFRVYSPQNQQETVDPELEYVKRWVPEVGTAAYPAPIVDHTFARQRSGEALRAARNAAL
- a CDS encoding TetR/AcrR family transcriptional regulator, giving the protein MPYRGGSNYMEKDRIKQAYLSFVLNEGHPPQSVFKLTQQLGIAEQEFYQHYPNFEAIDRELWADFGRQTRTAAASEPVWESYGSREKLLAFYYTLLEILKQNRSYALMSLRRSLHRMPALTPRVLDDFRQDFELFVSDLLRDGRVSGEIANRPLVQEGYPRLFWQQALFVLGFFAKDDTVNFERTDAAVEKAVTLSFDLVGRNTLDSAVDFVRFLVRR
- a CDS encoding ABC1 kinase family protein yields the protein MSDEPQTSLPTTKVARAARFAKTGISVGANYVKHYAKRAVGAESTTEDLHAANAAELYGALSEMKGSVLKVAQMLAMEKNMLPTAYADQFAKAQYQTPPLSGPLVVKAFRDAFGQSPYTLFDEFEPEARQAASIGQVHLARKDGRPLAVKVQYPGVAASIKSDINLVKPIALRVMGLSESQVRPYLEEVEARLLEETDYQLELRRGQEIAAQCQGLPHLEFPAYYPEYSTARILTMDWLGGQHLKEFLTTNPAPEVRNQLGQALWDFYQFQFNTLHRLHADPHPGNFLLRAENGGTMGVLDFGCVKDVPQDVYELFTALLAPETIVDEARLASLLTQAGVLRATDAPAMRVLYLRTLQVSLELVGRPFRQATFDFGDPTYMAALYALGDDLMADPELRKQREPRGSEHFIYLNRTYVGLFALLTELGAVIETHVPTVAEVTV